GATTTACAAAAAGTGAAACGAATGCCTATCATGTTTGCCCTCATGATGGGTGCGTTTGTAGCGACATTAAACGAAACATTGCTAGGTAATGCCTTGCCTGTGCTTATGAAGGAGTTCCAAGTCGGCGCCACCACAATTCAGTGGCTAACCTCGGCTTACCTACTAGTTGTCGGCGCACTCATTCCCATAACAGCTGTAATTCAACAATGGCTTACTACAAGACAGCTTTTTTCCATTGCAATGATAACCTTTTTAATAGGCACGATCGTTGCTGCAACGTCACCTTCTTTTATCTTCTTATTAATTGGTCGAGTCATTCAAGCCATTGGAACGGGACTAATTATACCGCTGCTGATGAATACGTTGTTAAATATTTATCCCGCGGAAAAACGAGGTTCGGTTATGGGGGTGCTATTCTTAATATTTACATTTGCCCCCGCTATCGGGCCTACACTTTCAGGTCTTATTATTGATGTTATGGATTGGCGCTGGTTGTTCTATTCAACGATTCCCATAACTATCATTTCCATCATCATCGGGTATTACTATCTTATAAATGTAACCACAATTACAAAACCCAAAATTGATGTGCTATCTATTATTTTATCGACATTAGGTTTTGGCGGTGTTGTATATGGATTCAGTGCTTCAGGAACCGGAGGCTGGTCAGATCCGCAAGTCTATTGGTCAATAATTATTGGCGGCCTGTCCTTGATATTATTCGCAGTACGGCAACTGCGTATTTCAAACCCAATTTTGGAATTGCGCACCTTCCGATTTCCGTTGTTCTCTCTCT
The window above is part of the Paenibacillus lutimineralis genome. Proteins encoded here:
- a CDS encoding MDR family MFS transporter, with protein sequence MNLDLQKVKRMPIMFALMMGAFVATLNETLLGNALPVLMKEFQVGATTIQWLTSAYLLVVGALIPITAVIQQWLTTRQLFSIAMITFLIGTIVAATSPSFIFLLIGRVIQAIGTGLIIPLLMNTLLNIYPAEKRGSVMGVLFLIFTFAPAIGPTLSGLIIDVMDWRWLFYSTIPITIISIIIGYYYLINVTTITKPKIDVLSIILSTLGFGGVVYGFSASGTGGWSDPQVYWSIIIGGLSLILFAVRQLRISNPILELRTFRFPLFSLSIILLIIVMMAMFSTITLLPMFMQSVLLVTAFQSGLIMLPGSVLNGLMSPVTGKLFDRFGAKVVIIPGLLIVSIAMYLFTGFTLESTSLQIILTHCLLMLGVALVLVPVQTYGLNQITPEYYAHGSAIFSTLQQVSGAIGSALFIATMSARSHSHLAQSSNPDDVTEQLSASVAGYSDTFMLGFIISIIAVIVALFLRKNTKEKQAA